A segment of the Aromatoleum aromaticum EbN1 genome:
GGTTCATTTTTTCGATTAGCAACGCTGCAAGCCGGTGCCGCTCGATCGACGACAGGCCGGATTCCCGCTCGCGGGCGGTCAGCCCGTCGATTTCACGGGCGATCGTGTCGGCGTGCAGCTTGCGCAGCGTGTCCTCGAAAAGCACCTCGACGACCGCCTCGTCGAACTCTGCGTCCACAAGCTCGCCCGCGGTTTTCGCCAGCGTTTCCCCGTGCGGGGTTTCCCTGAAGCGTTCGACCAGTGCGCCGAGTCCGACGTTCGCTGCGAGATCACCGGTGTTTGTGGCGTCGATGATTGCGACCAGCGCTTCGCCCTCTGCGTTCATTGTCGGGACGAGGTCGACCGGCAGTCGCGCTGCCAAGGCGGGGTGCTGGAGCACGAGCCGCAAGAGCGTGCCCACGGTCGAAGGCGGTTTGCGCCGGGGACGCATTCCCGGGGTCAATCGGCGCGGGGGGGCGGCGGCAGGGTGATGGTGTGGACCAGCGGCGGCGTGCTCGCCGGGCCGTTCGCGACCCTCTTCCGACAGCCCATACGCACGCTCGATTTCGCTCTGGCTGAACTGGCATGCTTCGGCGATCGACTTCACGATCTGCAGCCGCAGCATTGGCGCGGTGATCCGGGTGACGAGCGGTTTCGCTTCATGGACGAGTCGTGCGCGCCCTTCTGCAGTATCGAGCGCGCAATTCGACTGCAGTTCGCGCAGCAGGAAATTCGTCAGCGTCGTCGCGGCGCCAGCGGCCTGGCGGAACGCATCGGCACCGTGAGCGCGCACGAACGAATCGGGGTCGTGTTGCTCGGGCAAGAACAGAAAGGCGAGGGTGACGTCGTCGCGCAGGGCTTCGAGCGACGATTCGAGCGCCCGTCGAGCGGCCTTGCGCCCCGCTGCGTCGCCGTCGAAGCAGAACACGATGCGTTGGGACTGTCGCAGCAGCACATTGATGTGGTGCGTCGTTGTCGCAGTGCCGAGTGTCGCGACCGAATTGCCGATGCCGTGCTGGGCGAGCGCCACGACGTCCATGTAGCCTTCGACGACGATCGCATGGCCCGCATCACGGATCGATTTCTGCGCCTGGAGCAGCCCGTAGAGTTCGCGGCCTTTTTCGAACAGCGGGGTTTCCGGCGAGTTAAGGTACTTCGGTTCGCCGCTGTCCAGAACGCGCCCGCCGAACGCGATGACGCGCCCGCGCCGGTCCTGGATCGGGAACACGATCCGGTTGCGGAAGCGGTCGTAGCGTCGTCCGGCTTCATTCTCGATCACGAGTCCGGCTTCGAGCAGTGCCTTCGCATCGTAGTCGGGGAAGATGCTGCGCAGGCCCTGCCAGTCGTCGGGCGCATAGCCGATGCCGAAGCGCGCAGCGATTTCACCGCTGACGCCGCGTCTTTTGAGGTAGTCGATCGCCGCGGACGCCTGCCTGAGCTGGTCGCGGTAGTGTCGCGCCGCGACGGTCATCGCCTCGATCAGCGCTGCGTGCGCGGGGTTCTTGTCGTTACGGGGATTCGGGCCGCGTTCCTGCGGGACCTGCAGGCCTGCCTGGGCGGCGAGTTCCTTGACTGCCTCGACGAACGGCAGCCCGCTGTATTCCATCAGGAATCCGACGGCACTGCCGTGGGCGCCACAGCCGAAGCAGTGGTAGAACTGCTTGGTCGGGCTGACCGAGAACGAGGGCGACTTCTCGCCGTGGAACGGGCAGCAGGCGAAGTAGTTGGCGCCGCCTTTTTTCAGCGGCAGGTGGCGCTCGATGACGTCGACGATGTCGACCCGGGCGAGCAGATCCTGAATGAACGACTGCGGAATCATGACCGGGCGCCTGCCCGCCCGCTGGGGCGGCAGGCAATCAGTTCGTCAGCCTCGCGCGCACCCGGCGCGACGCTTCAGTCATGTCGGCACGGCCCGCCAGGCGTGGCTTCAGCAGCGCCATCACGCGTCCCATGTCAGCAGGACCCGTGGCGCCGGATTCGCCGACGGCAGCGGCAATCGCCTCGTCGAGTTCGGCATCGGACAGCGGCTCGGGAAGATAGGCTGACAGCACCTCGATCTCGAAGCGCTCGCCGGCAGCCAGTTCGGGTCGATTTGCGGCTTCGTACTGGCTGGCTGCGTCGCGCCGTTGCTTGACCAGTTTTTCGACGGTGGCGGTGATCGCCGCATCGTCGAGTTCGACGCGCTCGTCGATCTCGCGCTGCTTGACTGCAGCGACCAGCAGACGGATCGCGGACAGGCGCGCGCTATCCTTTGCGCGCAGTGCCGCCTTCATGTCGTCCTGGATGCGTTCCTTGAGAGACATGATGTACTCCAGTTCGAAAATGCAAAAGCCACGCCGGGCACGAATCCTGTGACTCGTGCCCGGCGTGGTGCCGGCCGGCTGAACCGGTGACGGATCAGTACAGCTTCGGCGGCAGGGTCTGGCTACGCAGGCGCTTGTGGTTGCGCTTGACTGCGGCGGCCGACTTGCGCTTGCGTTCCGCGGTAGGCTTTTCGTAGAACTCGCGGGCGCGAAGCTCAGTCAGCAAACCGGTTTTTTCGATGGTGCGCTTGAAGCGGCGAATGGCGACTTCAAACGGCTCGTTTTCCTTGACGCGAATACCCGGCATTGCGAACGTCCTTGTGTGTCTTGTAGGCGGAAAAACGCGGATTATAACGACTGGCAGGCGCCAAGCCAAGCATAAACTTCGGCGGTGCATCACCGACGGGCCGTTAGAATAGGCGCCTTTGCGAACGTGCCGTCGAAATGGTGGGGTGATGAAAGTACTGGGAATCGAGACTTCGTGCGACGAAACGGGCGTGGCGATCTTCGACACGGCGGCCGGTTTGCTCGGGCATTGCGTCCACACGCAGATCGCGCTGCATGCCGCATACGGCGGCGTAGTCCCGGAGCTTGCGTCGCGCGATCACATCCGCCGCCTGCCGCTGCTGGTGAAGCAGACGCTGGATGCGGCTGGCTGCGAGCTGTCGCAACTCGATGCGATCGCCTACACGGCCGGCCCGGGACTTGCCGGTGCGCTGCTCGTCGGCGCGAGCTTCGCCGAGTCGCTGGGATTGGCGCTCGCTGTACCGGTTTTGCCCATTCATCATCTCGAAGGGCACCTGCTGTCCCCGCTGCTCGCCGCCGATCCGCCGGCGTTTCCGTTT
Coding sequences within it:
- a CDS encoding GatB/YqeY domain-containing protein, coding for MSLKERIQDDMKAALRAKDSARLSAIRLLVAAVKQREIDERVELDDAAITATVEKLVKQRRDAASQYEAANRPELAAGERFEIEVLSAYLPEPLSDAELDEAIAAAVGESGATGPADMGRVMALLKPRLAGRADMTEASRRVRARLTN
- the dnaG gene encoding DNA primase, whose protein sequence is MIPQSFIQDLLARVDIVDVIERHLPLKKGGANYFACCPFHGEKSPSFSVSPTKQFYHCFGCGAHGSAVGFLMEYSGLPFVEAVKELAAQAGLQVPQERGPNPRNDKNPAHAALIEAMTVAARHYRDQLRQASAAIDYLKRRGVSGEIAARFGIGYAPDDWQGLRSIFPDYDAKALLEAGLVIENEAGRRYDRFRNRIVFPIQDRRGRVIAFGGRVLDSGEPKYLNSPETPLFEKGRELYGLLQAQKSIRDAGHAIVVEGYMDVVALAQHGIGNSVATLGTATTTHHINVLLRQSQRIVFCFDGDAAGRKAARRALESSLEALRDDVTLAFLFLPEQHDPDSFVRAHGADAFRQAAGAATTLTNFLLRELQSNCALDTAEGRARLVHEAKPLVTRITAPMLRLQIVKSIAEACQFSQSEIERAYGLSEEGRERPGEHAAAGPHHHPAAAPPRRLTPGMRPRRKPPSTVGTLLRLVLQHPALAARLPVDLVPTMNAEGEALVAIIDATNTGDLAANVGLGALVERFRETPHGETLAKTAGELVDAEFDEAVVEVLFEDTLRKLHADTIAREIDGLTARERESGLSSIERHRLAALLIEKMNLVNLGKVQDF
- the rpsU gene encoding 30S ribosomal protein S21 is translated as MPGIRVKENEPFEVAIRRFKRTIEKTGLLTELRAREFYEKPTAERKRKSAAAVKRNHKRLRSQTLPPKLY